The sequence below is a genomic window from Desulfomonilia bacterium.
TGATACAATAAGTCCAACTACTTCCCTGTCAGGCCCTTCGGGGTATCGATAGACAAATTCAAGGGGATCGGGATGTATGTATTCGTAATGGTTATATGCCCGATACAATCCTTCGAAGAATTCCTTTGAAGGGGGGCTGCATCCGGGCATTATTTTACTTCCTACTTCTTGATTGCTATTCAGGTGAAAATTCGTCCTTGCTTGCACCGCATACAGGGCAGGTCCAGCTTTCAGGCAGTTTATCGAACGGGGTTCCTGCAGGGATTCCGCCTTCCGAATCTCCCTTTTCCGGGTCATAGATATATCCGCAAACTCCGCATACGTATTTCTGCATATTCTCTCCTTTTTTAATTTCTTGTTTTTCTTCTTCCCTGGCGACATCTCCCTTGTATGTAGGAGCCGTCTTTGGCGCCTTTCCCTTCTTGACATCCTGATAAACGGCATATGTAAGTGGTTTGCCTTTTTTCAGCACATCGCAACCAATAATTTCTACAATGAAAACCGTGTGAGTGCCGGCATCGGCTTCACCGATGACCTTGCCTTCCATCCATGAGAGGCAGTTTTCTGTAACAATGGGGCAGCCTGTTTCGCCTTTGAAGTATTTCGCCTGAGACAATTTATCGATGTCTCTGCCAGACTTGAATCCGAATGTGCCTATAAAAGGCAGAGGTGTGTCCTCTTCAAGTGTTGATATGGCCAGTACACCGCTTGCCTTGATGTATTCATGCGTAAGGTTTTCCTTGTTTATGCTTACGGCGACCTTTGCAGGCTTGTTGCTTACCTGGAAGGCGGTGTTTGCAATCTGACCGTTTGCCTTATCGCCGGATATGCTGGTGACAATATACAGACCATAGCTTATATCCCAGAGTGCCTTTGAATTAATCTCACCCATTACATTTTCTCCTTCATTTTAGATGCGATTGCCAGTCCGAGCTGTCTGCATTTCTCAATTGCCTCAGCATTCGGCACCCACTTGATTTTCAGAGGTTCTGCAACTGTTTCAACGCCTATTTCTTTAAGGTATGCATCAACCTGTGCAGCAGACTCGCCGCTCCATCCGTATGAGCCGAATGCCGCGCCAACAAGATTTTTTGGCTTCAGACCCTTAATATATGTAAGAACGTCCGCCATGGACGGGAAGAGGTTGTTGTTCAAAGTAGGGGCGCCTGCGACAAAGGCCCCTGACTCAAGCAGTTCAAAGGCTACATCGCTTCTATGCGATGCGCCCATGTGAATCGATTTCACCTTTGCTCCGCCTTCCAGAAGACCTTCTTCTATTGCACGGGCCATTTTTTCCGTTGATTTCCACATGGTATCATAAACGATGACAGCCTTCATTGTTGGTTTCTGCGTTGCCCAATCCTGATATCTGCCGATGATATGTGAAATACCCTGGCCTCTCCATACGGGACCGTGATCGGGCGCAACTGTTTCAAGCTGCATCCCGCTCGCCTTTAGTTTTTCAATCAGATTGAGTACAAGCTGCGAATAGGGAAGCAGAATATTTGCATAATAAGTGGCCCCTTCGAATTCGAGCAGGTCTGCAGGCAGTTCATCCGCGAAGCGCTCATCGCTGGCCATATGCATACCGAATGCATCCTGGGAAAAGAGGAGCTTTCTTTCCTTTAAATAGCTGAACATGGAATCTGGCCAGTGGAGCATTCGTGTTTCGGTGAATGCAAGCGTCATGTTACCGAGGCTTAGTTCATCCCCGCTTTTGAGAGGGATTATTTCCTTTTCTATCGAGAAATGCTCATTTAATCCCTTTACCCCCATTACAGAGGCGTAGACCTTATCCGGCTCAGTTTCCCTGATTATTTCCGAAAGGCATCCGGAGTGATCCATTTCGGTGTGGTTGGATATGATTATGTCAATCTTTTTCGGATCGATTACTGAAGAAATGCGGCTCATTAGCTCTTCTTTAAAAGGCGCTTTTACGGTATCAACAAGTGTTATCTTGTCCGCAAGTATCAGGTAGGCATTGTATGTGCTTCCCCTGTGAGTGGAGTACCCGTGAAAGTCTCTTATGTTCCAGTCGATGGCGCCCACCCAGAAAACATCTTCAGTAATCTTAACAGCCTTGAATCCAGGCATTGTCAAATCCCCTTTTCTTTGCAGCTTTTTTGATTATGCTATTGACTTG
It includes:
- a CDS encoding flavin reductase; translation: MGEINSKALWDISYGLYIVTSISGDKANGQIANTAFQVSNKPAKVAVSINKENLTHEYIKASGVLAISTLEEDTPLPFIGTFGFKSGRDIDKLSQAKYFKGETGCPIVTENCLSWMEGKVIGEADAGTHTVFIVEIIGCDVLKKGKPLTYAVYQDVKKGKAPKTAPTYKGDVAREEEKQEIKKGENMQKYVCGVCGYIYDPEKGDSEGGIPAGTPFDKLPESWTCPVCGASKDEFSPE
- a CDS encoding FprA family A-type flavoprotein; translation: MPGFKAVKITEDVFWVGAIDWNIRDFHGYSTHRGSTYNAYLILADKITLVDTVKAPFKEELMSRISSVIDPKKIDIIISNHTEMDHSGCLSEIIRETEPDKVYASVMGVKGLNEHFSIEKEIIPLKSGDELSLGNMTLAFTETRMLHWPDSMFSYLKERKLLFSQDAFGMHMASDERFADELPADLLEFEGATYYANILLPYSQLVLNLIEKLKASGMQLETVAPDHGPVWRGQGISHIIGRYQDWATQKPTMKAVIVYDTMWKSTEKMARAIEEGLLEGGAKVKSIHMGASHRSDVAFELLESGAFVAGAPTLNNNLFPSMADVLTYIKGLKPKNLVGAAFGSYGWSGESAAQVDAYLKEIGVETVAEPLKIKWVPNAEAIEKCRQLGLAIASKMKEKM